Genomic DNA from Roseburia intestinalis L1-82:
CACTTGGTCATGAAGCACTTGGTACCACATTACCGGAGCAGAAAGAGGCAACAAAACGCACTGCAAAAGCGGTTGCTGATTTTATCCGCGATGATTATCAGGTAGTCATTACACACAGTAACGGGCCACAGGTTGGTATGATCCATACAGCAATGAATGAGTTCTGCAGATTATATCCGGAGTATACCGCTACGCCAATGTCTGTATGTTCTGCAATGAGTCAGGGATATATCGGTTACGATTTACAGAATGCTATCCGTGCCGAGCTGCTGAATAAAGGCATTTATAAGACAGTTTCCACAGTTCTGACACAGGTTGTTGTCGATCCATATGATGAGGCTTTTTACAAACCAGGTAAGGTGATCGGACGTGTGATGACAGAAGAAGAAGCTGAGGCAGAGGAGAAAAAAGGAAATCATGTCACAGCAGTAGAAGGAGGATTCCGCCGTATCGTTGCAGCACCGAAGCCAATGGATATCGTTGAAATCGATGCGATCCGTGCATTATCGGATGCAGATCAGGTTGTTGTTGCCTGCGGAGGTGGCGGTATTCCGGTACTTGCACAGGACAATAATTTAAAAGGTGCGAGTGCAGTCATTGAAAAAGACCTTGCAGCAGGAAAATTAGCAGAACTTTTAGATGCTGACATGTTAGTCATTTTAACAAGTGTGGACAATGTATGTCTGAATTACGGCACAGAGAATGAGAAACCTCTTTCGACCATGACTGTTGCAGAAGCAAAACAGTATATGGAAGAAGGTCAGTTCGGAGAGGATGACATGCTGCCAAAGATTCAGGCTGCCATTGATTTTATTGGAGATTCCGCAATCCGTTCCGTACTTATTACAAAGCTGAACAAAGACGGCACCTATGTGAGCGGTGGACCGGGTACGATGATCACGAAATAAACTGCCATTTTTATGGTAATAATAAGACTGAATCGATTGCCGAAAATAAATTTTTTTACGAGGAAAAAAGATGTTTAGAAAAACAAAAATTGTTTGTACTTTAGGACCTTCAACAGATAAGGAAGGTGTATTAAAACGCCTGATCGAAGAGGGAATGAACGTTGCCCGTTTTAATTTTTCCCATGGTGACCATGAGGAGCAGTTAGGACGCCTTCAGATGTTACAGAAACTTCGTAAGGAATTAAAGCGTCCAGTCGCAGCACTGCTTGACACAAAAGGACCGGAGATCCGCCTGAGAGATTTTACGGACGGAAAAGTCGAACTTAAGGATGGACAGACTTTTACCCTGACAACCGATGAGATTATGGGAGATGCAAAACGTGTTTCCATTACTTATAAAAACCTGCCGGAGGATGTAAAACCGGGAGATCGCATTCTGATCGATGATGGTCTGATCGGAATGGAAGTAAAAGAAATCAAGGTGACATCTGGCGCAAAGGCAGATAAAGATGGCAATAAGCCAAAAGATATCATCTGCCAGGTGTTAAATGGCGGTGTGATTTCCAACAGAAAAGGCGTGAACGTTCCGAATGTAGAATTGTCCATGCCATATATCAGCGAAAAAGATTATGGTGATATCGTATTTGCGGTAGAGCATGATTATGATTTTATTGCTGCATCTTTTGTCCGTACCGCAGATGATGTGCTTGCAATCCGCAAGATCCTTGCAGAAAAAGGCGGCGAGGATATCAATATCATTGCAAAAATTGAAAATATGCAGGGTGTACAGAATATTGACGATATTATCCGTGTTTCCGATGGAATCATGGTAGCGCGTGGTGATATGGGTGTTGAGATCCCGTTAGAGGATGTACCGGTGATCCAGAAGATGATAATTAAAAAAGTATACGATGCAGGCAAGAAGGTTATCACAGCGACTCAGATGCTTGATTCCATGATGAAACATCCGCGTCCGACCAGAGCAGAGGCAACTGACGTTGCAAATGCAATCTACGACGGAACCAGTGCGATCATGCTCTCCGGAGAGACAGCTGCAGGTATGTATCCGATCGAGGCTTTAAAGACCATGGTGCGTATTGCAGTCCGTACGGAACAGGATATCAATTACTTACAGCGTTTTAAAATGCGCAAAACCATGAGCAACCCGGATGTGACCAATGCAATCTCCCATGCGACATGTACAATGGCGGGAGATTTGAATGCGGCAGCAATCATCACGGTAACAAAATCAGGACGTACCGCCCGCATGGTTTCCAAATATCGTCCAAACTGTCCGATTATCGGAGGATGTCTGACAGAAAAGATTTACCGTCAGCTTGCATTATCCTGGGGTGTGATCCCGCTTATGATCGAGGAAAAGACACAGGCAGAAGAACTGTTTGACTATGCAGTCGATGCAGCAGAAGCAGCAGGAATCATTTCCAAAGGAGATGTTGTTGTCTTAACCGCAGGAGTTCCTCTTGGTGTATCCGGTACGACCAACCTGATCAAGGTGCAGGTGGCAGGACATATCTTAGTGGAGGGACAAGGAATCGGAACACAGAAGATTTCTGCAAATCTCTGCGTTTGTCACAATGAAGAAGATCTTAAAAACTTTAAAGTCGGGGACATCATTGTTGCAAAAGATACCAGCAATGCCATGATGACACAGATGCGTGAGGCATCCGGACTCATCGTGGAAGCATCCGGTGAAAACTGCCACGCAGCAATCGCAGGATTAAGCCTTGATATTCCGGTTCTGATAGGTGCTAAACATGCGCTTGATGTCTTAAAATCCAGTGCATATGTAGAATTGGATTGTGAGAACGGACTTGTGACAGCAAATTAATTTGCAACAAATTTTGTTAACTGGAAATAGAAGATTAAAGTGAAAGAGAAAAGGATATGAAAGGCTCTAGAGAGGGTCTGCATATCCTTTTTTCCATATTCCGGTCCAGTATAGCAGATACAGGATTATGGCAGAGGTTCCATTACTGATTACAACGGAATACCAGACGGATGCCACTCCCATATGAAATACATTTGCGCATATCCAAAGAGACAACAGACGGAATAGCCATATCCGGGAAGCATCTACGAGCATTGTGATCAGTGTATGCCCACATCCCTGGAACAATCCCTGTGATACATTATAAAAAGCGTTTGTAAAGCACCAGAATGCAATAATGGATAAATAGTCTGCAGCCAGAGGGATGACTTTGGCATCTGTTGAAAAGAATGATACCATAGTCTGGGAAACAGGGCGTCTTGAAAAAATGAATCCCAGAATAAGTAAAAATAAGGTACACATTTTTAATGAA
This window encodes:
- the arcC gene encoding carbamate kinase; the encoded protein is MKKKKIVIALGHEALGTTLPEQKEATKRTAKAVADFIRDDYQVVITHSNGPQVGMIHTAMNEFCRLYPEYTATPMSVCSAMSQGYIGYDLQNAIRAELLNKGIYKTVSTVLTQVVVDPYDEAFYKPGKVIGRVMTEEEAEAEEKKGNHVTAVEGGFRRIVAAPKPMDIVEIDAIRALSDADQVVVACGGGGIPVLAQDNNLKGASAVIEKDLAAGKLAELLDADMLVILTSVDNVCLNYGTENEKPLSTMTVAEAKQYMEEGQFGEDDMLPKIQAAIDFIGDSAIRSVLITKLNKDGTYVSGGPGTMITK
- the pyk gene encoding pyruvate kinase, producing MFRKTKIVCTLGPSTDKEGVLKRLIEEGMNVARFNFSHGDHEEQLGRLQMLQKLRKELKRPVAALLDTKGPEIRLRDFTDGKVELKDGQTFTLTTDEIMGDAKRVSITYKNLPEDVKPGDRILIDDGLIGMEVKEIKVTSGAKADKDGNKPKDIICQVLNGGVISNRKGVNVPNVELSMPYISEKDYGDIVFAVEHDYDFIAASFVRTADDVLAIRKILAEKGGEDINIIAKIENMQGVQNIDDIIRVSDGIMVARGDMGVEIPLEDVPVIQKMIIKKVYDAGKKVITATQMLDSMMKHPRPTRAEATDVANAIYDGTSAIMLSGETAAGMYPIEALKTMVRIAVRTEQDINYLQRFKMRKTMSNPDVTNAISHATCTMAGDLNAAAIITVTKSGRTARMVSKYRPNCPIIGGCLTEKIYRQLALSWGVIPLMIEEKTQAEELFDYAVDAAEAAGIISKGDVVVLTAGVPLGVSGTTNLIKVQVAGHILVEGQGIGTQKISANLCVCHNEEDLKNFKVGDIIVAKDTSNAMMTQMREASGLIVEASGENCHAAIAGLSLDIPVLIGAKHALDVLKSSAYVELDCENGLVTAN